From the Cydia splendana chromosome 6, ilCydSple1.2, whole genome shotgun sequence genome, the window CTAATGGCTCTGCTAATGATTAGGTTGAAATTAGCCTAcaattacaataattaaaattttggTCTTAATTCATATTAGACTATATTATTTACTTTGTGTGTATTTAATTTTGctcataatttataatggaCAAAATTCCATACCGGCTTGATAAATTTACGGCGATTACAAATttggttaaaaatattttttagcagAATTACATTTTGACAAGATTCACTTTGGACACTATTACTTTTGATCCAACTTCAGAATGGTTATTACAAGTGGACGATTTTCCATTTGTACCTAATGaaaaaataaacctacttatCGTCCTACCTATGTATAAATATTGCAAAGATATTATACCTAAGTACTAGGTGATGTAACTAGTCAGGTTCTTTAATTATAGCGTAGgctaacattaaaaaaaaaacatttttgttacaggcgccatcagatatatcggagcggctaaggcgctcacaaatatctgaacacgcctctaatgtcagggcgttagagtgcgtgttcagatattgtgaacacattggccgctccgatatgtctgatggcgactgtacaagacATCTACATAGTATAGTTCATTGTATTTCTTTTCCACACTATCATTTTATGCAAAATGCAATTCTGACTGAATAACGCATCTAATTAATTTTGAAGCTGCATTAAAAAtttacaaatacattaaaaaactaacgatgtaaaaaaaacaaaataaatatgtaaataaaaaatgcaaaacATAGCCAGCCCAACGGGTCTCGAACGCAGATCACTAGCGCGAACTAGCATCTGCGCCCAATACCGCTCGACCAGGTCTATGTGTACCGGAGTTGTTGAAATTAACCTATACATCCATAcatacacatcggtaactcgtggcatttaggtagcacttaagagattagtttaattaattccttttttttgtggtttctttttctcgactcgtataggaagaacattgtcacatcactagtctgttagaaactgtcaagtgccacgagttaccgatgtgtgctcatcactaatcttttaagtgctacctaaatgccacgagttaccgatgtgtatacataattaattactaTCGTTCACTGTTTATTGCTGATTATCagacatcgtacattttccagcaatttGACTAACTAATAATTTACttgaaaaaaaatcacaattaaTCCAATAAAATAAGGGCTTTTGCTAAAGATTCAATATAATATTCAGTTGTACATTTCCGTGTTCCAGTGACAGTAATATTCCTATACACGAGCACGATCCTCACGTCAGTCTACCTCATGTGCTGTATCTCGTTGCTGCACGGCGCCGTGAAGTACCGGCGAGAGTACGTGTTGCCGTGGATCCTGGCCGCTTGCGTCGGTGTGGTGTTGCTGCTGGCTGCTATTATTGTGGGCGACGGATACCCGTGCGTTGTCAACTTGTTTGGCGGACATAACCTCTACCGTAAGTAGTTGAATTTATATCTTAGTACTATCCTataggcagcggtcggcaaccttttagcagccaagggccacatattagttaacgaagttgacgcgggccgcactttggtaatttgtgactttagcagacattgtcgtttgtcaatattatatacaaaataaccagggaggctcgcgAGCCGCAaccgagaggttcgcgggccgcttaATTGTTGCAGACCGCTGCATAGAGTAGTATCATAGTAGGAGTTAATCAGTACTCAAGTAGTAGGTACTATAAATACTTACTATTAGCACCAGAGTCCAGTAAATATAGAAGACCTTCAAATAATTACCATACAACATCGCGTGCCCCCATTGCCGCATCCCCATCATTGTTTCAGATGGTTGGATTTTAGCTTTGTGCGTATTGTTATTGTTAAACCGACAAACGCTCACTAGATAGCGCTTTACGCCCAGTCTAAGTCGCCTTGATTATGCTTTTAATGTAGTTTTGTGCCTGTGCTAGCGAAGGCTAAAACATCGTTTTGAAATTAGACAGTCGCGTAAAGCTTAAATTCGATCATAATAAACAGAGCCATCTGAAGTCGCAGTGGTGattgtaattttttgtttctcaaaaatggacggcaaagtcgactttgccgtttaaaaattaaaaagttaaaaacattgcagtctcgattttgggactgcaatgttgcatacaaattccattatttgtcgagttccaaactttttaaaagttgaaatggccatatcaaatgaaggcacaggcccattggccattaaacagccaaacagatgattagtaccgcgcttagaggatataaccaacggagacgccatgtctaaaattttcggtacaaaatagtctgccgttttttgcgggggaggggcacatcaaatgtataggtacgtcatgtcagataaacgtcagtccatacatatggttgacatgtggttgaccattggccgcctattttcgacagaggggaacgcctgttaatggcggctccattgttaattactccgaggtaccgcgactatttagctgtctcaaataggttgtcgtattttcggcagaaaaatacacttctatttttttattaaaaaaataaaaaggcggcaaaggtaattttttcaattgtttctacttttttctgtgaaaatatatacgtaagaaagttgcttttgtaaaatatttctatgatatttatatttcttgcaccatttttgagaaaagcactatatatgactcggctggaaggctacttgctggcttcggattcaattaaacggactcccaaggtcgtccgtttaaaacgaatcctcagcctgcaagtagctacttccgagcctcgacaataatgtgcTATTATTTACTGACTCCACACTTACGAGTACTATTCGTTCTAGATTTCGGCTGCGCCCTCTTCGTCCTGACTTTCATCTACGCCATCTGCGCGGTGTCGAGCTTCGCCCTGGAGACGGGAGGGCGCtgccgcgccgcgcgcgccgccagCGACGAGCGCGGCGAGCGCCTGCTGCTGCTAGACCACGCGGCGCACTCCAGCCTGCTGTCGGCCGCGCAGCTCAACAAGCTCACCAACACGAGGACGCACTTCGTTTAAGGCGGCGATCCGTATCAGTGCAGTAACCGCGTAAATTGCGCTGTCAAATTGTCCTTTAATGTTCAGAGAATTCGGTAGAGAGAGGATGAATCGGGTACGGATACCAAGAGAATCTCATAACTCATCATTACAAAAAGTTAATTCTATTCATTTAAAATTGAAAGGATCGAACATGTGCGACTCTGTCCCTTTTAAAAAAGATTATAATTAAAGGTAattatcttaaataaataaaaaataattaaataatttagcctatatacgtcccactgctgggcacaggcctcctctcatgcgcgagagggcttgggctatataattttgttaatattttaaaaaaaggGGATGAACTCCGGTGAAGTTTGGACCTGCCATGCTTATTATCCAGATAAAGAAAGAAACTTAGTCCTTACTCTTAGCAATATTACGCTATATTAATGATTATTACGCTAGTACGTTAACGGCTGATGCCTTGAGTATTATGAAGTAAGACACGCCTAATCTCATCTGGCTCTAATCTAAATCCAATCCTTTATTGTCATaaacatatgtaggtacctgtaTACAACTATCTATAAGGAAAATGATGCATCAGCTTTTTTGTAGTTTTCTAGGTAATTTTGCTTacagaaaaacaaaaacattaattGACTGGTGAAAGGTGTGCAAGGTTTCTGATAAAAGAAAAAGCAATACTAAAATATTACGTATACACCAGCTTTATGGTCGAAATTGCTTGGGATAAACGATCTTTGACCTAACCATATTGGGCAAGATGAATAAAACTGAATAACACTGATACTTTTTGAAAGTTATGTATATCCCGAATAATTTCAACTACTTATAGGTACCTTTGTTTACGTCCAATTACTAGTGCGTTAAGTAGACATGCTTAGAGTCAATGATACTTAGTACtatcattatttattgtgaTATTTTAATTATGGAGAGCAATTAATAAATGATAAGTTATATTTAATTGCAAtggtacaaaaaatcaaattaaaagCAAGTCAAATGTTTAAGgtgaataatatattataattttactatAAGATTAAAGGTGTTCTTTAGCAAATACAATGATATTAAAAACGCttacaatacatatttaaaaaaatatatgattatGAGCAATCATAAATTATGCTATATGAAAGTAAAGAAAAATCTTTTATAATcaagtgttttattttaattaattataaactcTTCATAGATGGCAACATTATGACTAATGGTTAAGTACTATGAGTATATCTCAATTACTTTATCTATAATTGTACTATTACAAAGTCAATTATTTgtgcttataatattataaacattGTTCTATACatttgaagggatgtttacaaaaacaacataactgacactggttgacacctgaaacaattaacaatgttcttaaaaaagtgtcaaccgctctaagcagttatgttgtttttgtaaacatcccttcattTGAGAACAaaaccgctctaagcagttatgttgtttttgtaaacatcccttcattTGAGAACAAAACTAGAT encodes:
- the LOC134791488 gene encoding uncharacterized protein LOC134791488 → MFDRTKQCKLSHKMMIRLNNFLYVFNLRQGTILIAVHQIALSSFVLIILLVGISHVGEMLSMLHNDMEDDAERRGFFEVTYDQQLTFHEGEVLSTNNQRRFAKAQHLASVTVIFLYTSTILTSVYLMCCISLLHGAVKYRREYVLPWILAACVGVVLLLAAIIVGDGYPCVVNLFGGHNLYHFGCALFVLTFIYAICAVSSFALETGGRCRAARAASDERGERLLLLDHAAHSSLLSAAQLNKLTNTRTHFV